The following are encoded in a window of Chryseobacterium sp. genomic DNA:
- a CDS encoding DUF2589 domain-containing protein, with product METLRSILEKDQSKKTKSELIQLLTGLESIVSPAVYEKISGLSPSELQDLPKRDILEILNSFRDGYDAKWENAVANVSSGVISAVFGQMRADEKAFAAAAVSDGNFAAELGSIDFAKIIGGPLDACVSAQTNASVSTVSFINEVGFETTAEGKKLRMAEFKYKKNVANPEFDEDEAESDSNPKTIEQDVEITVPFIALLNVPSFRIESCDIDFNVKLNSTFTQNTQTEFGINTGFSSESSGLANLFAKVKFKVDVSMKRTSTTGVKIEKEYSLGVKVRATNDEMPAGLEKVLGLLSN from the coding sequence ATGGAAACTTTAAGATCAATTCTGGAAAAAGACCAGTCCAAAAAAACGAAATCGGAGTTAATTCAGTTGCTTACCGGCCTGGAAAGTATAGTGTCGCCTGCCGTGTATGAAAAAATAAGCGGTTTAAGTCCATCGGAACTTCAGGATTTGCCAAAACGGGACATCCTGGAAATCCTCAACAGCTTTAGAGACGGTTACGATGCCAAATGGGAAAATGCTGTGGCAAATGTTTCCTCAGGCGTGATAAGCGCGGTGTTCGGGCAGATGCGCGCAGATGAAAAGGCTTTTGCTGCGGCCGCGGTTTCGGACGGAAATTTTGCTGCTGAACTGGGAAGTATCGATTTTGCCAAAATCATTGGAGGGCCGCTGGATGCCTGCGTTTCCGCACAGACCAATGCCTCTGTGAGTACCGTAAGTTTCATTAATGAAGTTGGTTTTGAAACCACTGCTGAAGGTAAGAAGTTGCGGATGGCCGAATTCAAATATAAAAAGAATGTAGCCAACCCCGAATTTGATGAAGACGAGGCAGAAAGTGATTCCAATCCTAAGACCATTGAGCAGGATGTTGAAATCACCGTTCCGTTCATAGCGCTGCTTAATGTGCCTTCCTTCCGGATAGAAAGCTGTGATATTGATTTTAATGTAAAACTGAATTCCACCTTTACACAAAATACACAGACGGAATTTGGGATCAATACCGGCTTCAGTTCTGAATCTTCAGGTCTGGCCAATCTGTTTGCCAAAGTGAAATTTAAAGTTGATGTTTCGATGAAAAGGACTTCCACTACCGGTGTGAAGATTGAGAAAGAATATTCGCTGGGGGTAAAAGTCAGGGCTACAAACGACGAAATGCCTGCAGGTCTGGAAAAAGTTCTTGGATTGCTGTCTAACTAG
- a CDS encoding S8 family serine peptidase, with protein MESKKYVVLLQDQNSSAVKKVEREFKVSLTSSENLSSTNKSYDIIDADNGVLYKNLGVAVMDEPDVEQLEAAVNNDRSPILYYEEEREFFAVNEMDLINNVKLKAAELSSLISELESFLNNKPLPQKSLTEMEWGLKAIGIDLAQFTGKGIDLCVLDTGFDLSHPDFSARNIEGKSFIPDEVWDRDPYGHGTHCAGTAAGNVRQDSGKRYGIAGDCNLKIGKVLSNKGKGTTSGIIDAIDWALEHKFRIISMSLASPVKINEKPSPIFEAVGRKALASNCLLIAAAGNDSKRPAVPLPVGAPANCSSIMAVAAIDSQMRVAAFSNGGINSANGGNVNVCAPGVDILSARPVKAPDNLPYTMMNGTSMATPHVAGLAALYMEKFPDLTADKIWELLENTAKPIQNLKYRDIGSGLIQFVP; from the coding sequence ATGGAAAGTAAAAAATATGTAGTGCTGCTTCAGGATCAGAATTCTTCGGCAGTAAAAAAGGTGGAACGTGAATTTAAGGTCAGTTTAACCTCCTCGGAAAATCTTTCCTCCACCAACAAATCTTATGACATCATTGATGCAGATAACGGTGTTCTGTATAAGAATCTTGGTGTGGCCGTAATGGACGAACCGGATGTTGAGCAATTGGAAGCTGCTGTAAATAATGACAGGAGTCCAATACTTTATTACGAAGAGGAAAGGGAATTTTTTGCGGTAAACGAAATGGATCTGATCAATAATGTGAAGCTTAAAGCGGCAGAACTGAGTTCATTGATTTCCGAACTGGAGAGTTTTTTAAATAATAAGCCACTTCCTCAAAAATCACTCACCGAAATGGAATGGGGACTCAAGGCGATTGGTATAGACCTCGCGCAGTTTACCGGCAAAGGAATTGACCTCTGCGTGCTCGATACCGGATTTGACCTTTCTCATCCCGACTTCTCTGCCCGCAATATTGAAGGCAAATCCTTCATACCCGATGAGGTTTGGGACAGGGATCCCTACGGGCATGGTACGCACTGCGCGGGTACGGCTGCCGGTAATGTGCGCCAGGACAGCGGCAAACGGTATGGAATTGCCGGAGACTGCAATCTGAAGATCGGAAAGGTGCTGAGCAACAAGGGAAAGGGCACGACATCCGGTATCATTGACGCAATAGACTGGGCGCTTGAACATAAATTCAGAATTATATCCATGTCGCTGGCCTCTCCTGTAAAAATAAATGAAAAACCTTCTCCTATTTTTGAAGCGGTGGGCCGTAAGGCGCTGGCCAGCAATTGTCTGCTTATTGCTGCGGCAGGAAATGACAGTAAAAGGCCGGCCGTCCCGCTTCCTGTTGGTGCGCCGGCTAACTGCAGCTCCATTATGGCAGTGGCGGCAATTGACAGTCAGATGAGAGTGGCCGCTTTTTCCAATGGTGGTATTAATTCTGCCAATGGGGGCAATGTGAATGTTTGTGCGCCGGGCGTCGATATTCTAAGTGCCCGTCCTGTAAAGGCACCCGATAATTTACCCTATACGATGATGAACGGTACCAGTATGGCCACGCCGCATGTTGCCGGCCTGGCCGCGCTCTATATGGAAAAGTTTCCTGATCTTACAGCAGATAAGATTTGGGAGTTGCTGGAAAATACAGCGAAACCGATTCAGAATTTAAAGTACCGTGATATAGGTAGTGGTTTAATACAGTTTGTACCTTAA
- the clpB gene encoding ATP-dependent chaperone ClpB, translating into MNLNQYTVKSQEAIQKAQQIAMEFGNQSIEPQHLLEGIFQTDENISDFLMKKSEAELSLVRERNRGALEKLPKVEGGNIYLSQSANKVLLDAPNIAKKMGDEFVTIEHLWLSLLESGSEVAKMLKDMGVTKKGLESAINELRKGSKATSASSEETYQSLNKYAKNFNELAAEGKLDPVIGRDEEIRRVLQILSRRTKNNPILIGEPGVGKTAIAEGIAHRIIAGDIPENLADKTLYSLDMGALIAGAKYKGEFEERLKSVVNEVIKSDGQIILFIDEIHTLVGAGGGEGAMDAANILKPALARGELRAVGATTLNEYQKYFEKDKALERRFQKVMVEEPDTESAISILRGIKDKYEAHHKVRIKDEAIIAAVEQSQRYISDRFLPDKAIDLIDEASAKLRMEINSKPEQLDVLDRKLMQLEIELAAISREGNEIRINHLKEDISRISEERNEINAKWLKEKQKSEDLTSIKKDIEALKLEAERASRMGDYAKVAEIQYGKIKEKESDLEKLELEMQNNQNELITEEVTAENISEVISKWTGIPVTKLLQSEREKLLHLEDELHKRVVGQDEAIESVADAIRRNRAGLNDEKKPIGSFLFLGTTGVGKTELAKALAEYLFDDENNMTRIDMSEYQERHSVSRLVGAPPGYVGYDEGGQLTEAVRRRPYSVVLLDEIEKAHPDVFNTLLQVLDDGRLTDNKGRVVNFKNSIIIMTSNLGSHLIQENFENITDENVDEIVAKTKDEVFALLKQTLRPEFLNRIDETVLFQPLTRKEIGKIVQYQLRGFNHMLERKGIIMTATEDAVNYLMNKGYDPSFGARPLKRVLQQEVLNKLSKSLLAGEVNDGDRITLDYFEESGLVFRPTEI; encoded by the coding sequence ATGAATTTAAACCAATATACTGTAAAATCGCAGGAAGCCATCCAGAAAGCGCAACAGATTGCGATGGAATTCGGCAACCAAAGTATTGAACCACAACATTTACTGGAAGGTATCTTCCAGACAGATGAGAATATCTCAGATTTCCTGATGAAGAAATCCGAAGCCGAACTCTCACTGGTGCGGGAGAGGAACCGCGGTGCCCTTGAGAAACTCCCTAAAGTGGAAGGTGGTAACATCTACCTCTCACAATCGGCAAACAAAGTCCTGCTGGATGCACCCAACATTGCAAAAAAGATGGGCGACGAGTTCGTAACCATTGAACATCTCTGGCTTTCACTACTGGAAAGCGGTTCCGAAGTCGCCAAGATGCTCAAAGATATGGGTGTGACCAAAAAAGGTCTGGAATCCGCGATTAATGAACTGAGAAAAGGATCGAAAGCAACTTCGGCCAGCTCCGAGGAGACCTACCAAAGCCTGAACAAATATGCAAAGAATTTTAATGAACTGGCTGCGGAGGGAAAACTTGATCCTGTAATCGGGCGTGACGAGGAGATCCGCAGGGTCCTTCAGATCCTTTCCAGACGAACAAAAAACAACCCAATCCTCATAGGCGAGCCGGGTGTGGGTAAGACCGCTATTGCCGAAGGAATTGCCCACCGTATCATTGCCGGTGACATTCCCGAAAACCTCGCCGATAAAACCCTTTATTCCCTGGACATGGGAGCCCTGATTGCCGGAGCTAAATACAAAGGTGAGTTTGAGGAAAGACTGAAATCGGTAGTTAACGAAGTGATTAAATCCGACGGTCAGATCATCCTTTTCATAGACGAGATTCACACCCTGGTAGGTGCCGGCGGCGGCGAAGGTGCAATGGATGCCGCCAATATCCTGAAACCTGCTCTGGCGCGGGGCGAACTGCGTGCAGTGGGAGCTACCACACTTAACGAATATCAAAAGTATTTCGAAAAAGATAAAGCACTGGAAAGGCGTTTCCAAAAGGTGATGGTGGAAGAACCGGATACCGAATCCGCCATTTCCATCCTGCGGGGGATTAAAGACAAATACGAAGCACACCACAAAGTCAGAATAAAGGATGAAGCGATTATAGCCGCTGTGGAACAGTCGCAGCGTTATATCTCTGACCGTTTTCTGCCGGATAAAGCCATTGACCTGATTGACGAAGCTTCCGCGAAACTCAGGATGGAAATCAACTCCAAACCGGAGCAACTGGACGTTCTGGACCGCAAACTTATGCAGCTGGAAATTGAGCTTGCAGCCATCTCGCGCGAGGGTAACGAAATAAGGATTAACCATCTAAAAGAGGATATCTCCAGGATTTCTGAAGAGCGTAATGAGATTAATGCGAAATGGCTGAAGGAAAAACAGAAGTCCGAAGACCTGACCTCTATCAAAAAAGACATTGAGGCATTAAAACTCGAAGCCGAAAGAGCCAGCCGGATGGGGGACTACGCAAAGGTAGCCGAGATTCAGTACGGCAAAATAAAAGAGAAGGAAAGTGACTTGGAGAAGCTGGAACTTGAAATGCAGAACAACCAGAACGAGCTCATTACTGAGGAAGTGACTGCCGAAAATATTTCCGAGGTCATTTCGAAGTGGACCGGAATCCCGGTTACAAAACTGCTTCAAAGCGAGAGGGAAAAACTTCTGCACCTGGAAGACGAACTCCACAAGAGAGTCGTTGGTCAGGATGAAGCCATCGAATCTGTGGCAGATGCGATCCGGAGAAACCGTGCCGGCCTGAATGATGAGAAAAAGCCTATTGGATCATTTCTCTTCCTGGGCACCACCGGTGTCGGAAAAACTGAGCTGGCAAAAGCACTGGCAGAATATCTTTTCGATGATGAAAACAATATGACCCGCATTGACATGAGTGAATACCAGGAAAGACATTCGGTGTCAAGACTGGTGGGTGCGCCCCCGGGATACGTAGGTTATGATGAAGGCGGGCAGCTCACGGAAGCTGTCAGGAGAAGGCCTTATTCTGTAGTCTTACTGGATGAGATTGAAAAAGCGCATCCGGATGTGTTCAACACGCTGCTGCAGGTATTGGACGACGGACGCCTGACTGACAACAAAGGCCGTGTGGTTAACTTCAAGAATTCCATCATAATAATGACGTCCAACCTGGGGTCGCATCTTATTCAGGAGAATTTTGAAAATATCACTGACGAGAATGTTGATGAAATCGTGGCCAAGACGAAAGATGAAGTTTTTGCTCTGCTGAAACAGACTTTAAGACCTGAATTCCTGAACAGGATTGACGAAACCGTATTATTCCAGCCTCTTACAAGAAAGGAAATCGGTAAGATCGTGCAGTATCAGTTACGTGGATTCAACCACATGCTGGAGCGAAAAGGAATTATTATGACTGCCACAGAAGACGCGGTAAATTACCTGATGAATAAGGGTTATGACCCAAGTTTCGGTGCCAGACCGCTTAAGAGAGTCCTTCAGCAGGAAGTCCTGAACAAGCTTTCCAAATCACTGCTGGCCGGAGAGGTAAATGACGGCGACCGGATCACTCTGGATTACTTCGAGGAAAGCGGATTGGTTTTCCGTCCGACAGAGATTTAA
- a CDS encoding FAD-binding oxidoreductase has protein sequence MHHFHLLKTVLVKKETNDSIHIAFEIPAHLRHEFSFKQGQYINVRFIFGDEDLRRSYSIVNAPSEGNSQIEILVKHLTDGKVSTFLNSELKLGDEVEVQAPMGHFYTHYHASNQKTYVGLAAGSGISPVLSNLKEALYQEPKSKAYLFFSNKSVNDIIFRQEIDDLVAKFEGRLQVIYLLSREKHFEDELFEGRICADKLEQLFSRYTDIPVQDATYFICGPSEMIKDISGYLKNSCKVPSLQIMYEYYAAPDDDENAEMSDEFKAIPNLESMVTLIIDDDEYSFHLNSKKRNILDQALHDNLPVPFACKGGVCCTCKAQVMEGEVFMEKNFALTEEEVERGFVLTCQCHPTTNVVMLNYDV, from the coding sequence ATGCATCATTTTCATCTGTTAAAAACGGTCCTTGTAAAGAAGGAAACCAATGATTCCATACATATCGCATTTGAGATTCCGGCGCACCTGCGTCATGAATTTTCATTTAAACAGGGACAGTATATCAATGTCCGCTTTATTTTTGGTGATGAAGACCTTCGCAGGTCTTATTCCATTGTAAATGCACCAAGTGAGGGGAATTCACAAATTGAAATATTGGTAAAGCACCTGACTGACGGAAAGGTCTCAACTTTCCTGAATAGTGAACTGAAGTTAGGTGACGAGGTCGAAGTTCAGGCGCCAATGGGTCATTTTTATACCCACTATCACGCATCCAACCAAAAGACCTACGTGGGTCTGGCGGCAGGCAGTGGAATTTCGCCCGTGCTTTCCAATTTGAAAGAAGCATTGTATCAGGAGCCGAAGAGTAAAGCATATCTGTTTTTCAGCAATAAAAGTGTAAATGATATTATTTTCCGTCAGGAAATAGATGATCTTGTTGCGAAATTTGAGGGAAGGCTTCAGGTAATTTATCTGCTTTCCCGCGAGAAACATTTTGAGGACGAACTTTTTGAAGGCCGGATCTGTGCCGATAAACTGGAGCAGCTTTTCAGCAGGTATACTGATATTCCGGTTCAGGACGCCACCTATTTTATCTGTGGCCCTTCGGAAATGATCAAGGATATTTCAGGTTACCTCAAGAATTCATGTAAAGTGCCGTCGCTACAGATCATGTATGAGTATTACGCTGCGCCGGATGATGATGAGAATGCGGAAATGAGCGACGAGTTTAAGGCGATCCCAAACTTGGAAAGTATGGTAACCTTAATAATTGATGATGATGAATATTCATTTCACCTGAACTCAAAGAAGAGAAATATTCTTGATCAGGCTCTGCATGACAATCTGCCTGTACCGTTTGCCTGCAAAGGTGGGGTTTGCTGTACCTGCAAGGCACAGGTGATGGAAGGCGAAGTTTTTATGGAGAAGAACTTTGCGCTTACAGAGGAAGAGGTGGAGCGCGGCTTTGTTCTCACATGCCAGTGTCACCCCACGACAAATGTAGTGATGCTGAATTATGATGTTTAA
- the paaA gene encoding 1,2-phenylacetyl-CoA epoxidase subunit PaaA — translation MNQEKFLEYVQAENKVEPKDVMPEDYRKLLVRQISQHAHSEIVGMLPEANWITRAPSLRRKMALLAKIQDEAGHGLYLYAATETLNNGEIAADRDTTYNDMLSGKAKYSSIFNYPALSWADIGAIGWLVDGAAIMNQVMLMGNSYGPYSRAMVRICKEESFHQRQGYEILMTLCRGTKEQKDLAQEALNRFWWPALMMFGPNDDASPNSQKSMNYRVKRESNDALRQRFVDVTVGQAEFLGLKIPDEKLKWNEETQHYDFGELPWDEFMEVLKGNGPCNRKRLETKRKAQREHAWVKEAAMVYAANENTRKVS, via the coding sequence ATGAATCAGGAAAAATTTTTAGAATACGTTCAGGCAGAAAACAAGGTAGAGCCTAAGGATGTTATGCCGGAAGATTACAGAAAACTTCTCGTTAGGCAGATCTCCCAGCATGCTCACTCCGAGATTGTAGGTATGCTGCCCGAAGCCAACTGGATTACAAGAGCACCTTCCTTAAGAAGGAAAATGGCCCTTTTGGCTAAGATCCAGGATGAAGCAGGGCACGGTTTATACCTTTATGCTGCTACAGAAACCTTAAATAACGGCGAAATAGCCGCAGACCGCGACACCACCTACAATGATATGCTGTCCGGGAAAGCAAAATACTCAAGCATCTTTAACTATCCGGCTCTTTCATGGGCCGATATTGGTGCCATTGGCTGGCTGGTAGATGGTGCGGCCATCATGAACCAGGTAATGCTGATGGGTAACTCCTACGGACCTTATTCCAGGGCCATGGTGAGGATCTGTAAGGAAGAATCCTTCCACCAGAGACAGGGTTATGAAATCCTGATGACGCTTTGCCGCGGTACCAAAGAACAGAAAGACCTGGCACAGGAAGCGCTGAACCGCTTCTGGTGGCCGGCACTGATGATGTTCGGACCTAACGACGATGCTTCACCAAACTCTCAGAAATCCATGAATTACCGCGTAAAGCGCGAAAGTAACGATGCTTTGAGACAGCGTTTTGTGGATGTAACCGTTGGTCAGGCTGAGTTCCTGGGTCTAAAGATCCCGGATGAAAAACTGAAATGGAATGAGGAAACCCAACATTATGATTTTGGCGAACTTCCGTGGGATGAATTCATGGAAGTGCTGAAAGGCAACGGCCCATGTAACCGTAAGCGTTTGGAAACAAAAAGAAAGGCGCAGCGTGAGCATGCCTGGGTTAAAGAAGCAGCTATGGTTTATGCCGCGAACGAAAATACGAGAAAAGTAAGCTGA
- the paaB gene encoding 1,2-phenylacetyl-CoA epoxidase subunit PaaB, translating into MSNLEMWEVFIQTKPGLSHKHAGTVQAPTAEMALQNARDVYTRRMEGTSIWVVPSKYMVTSEGVDKEAFFDPADDKLYRHPTFYTIPNDVKNM; encoded by the coding sequence ATGAGCAATTTAGAAATGTGGGAGGTCTTTATCCAGACCAAACCGGGACTTTCACACAAACATGCAGGTACCGTGCAGGCACCGACGGCCGAAATGGCACTGCAGAATGCCAGGGACGTTTATACCCGCAGGATGGAGGGCACTTCTATCTGGGTGGTACCCAGCAAATATATGGTGACCTCCGAAGGTGTAGACAAGGAAGCTTTCTTTGACCCCGCTGATGACAAACTATACCGTCATCCAACCTTCTATACCATCCCGAACGATGTGAAAAATATGTAA
- the paaC gene encoding 1,2-phenylacetyl-CoA epoxidase subunit PaaC produces MNPLYNYTIKLADDTLIFGQRLGELCGQGPYLEEDIALTNIALDYLGQSSNFFKYAAQLQGENRTEDDLAFLRLEKEYLNCQLSELPNGDYANTILKVYFFSLYQKLLYTELMKSPDTQLAAIAEKSLKEVKYHYTHSSTWVKMFAGGTEESRTRLTDAVANLWEYTQGMFAETPGEQELIDSETVPDSKILHEIWTATVTEDFANFGIQIPESTFMQKGSRTGYHTEYFGFILCELQYMQRTYPNCTW; encoded by the coding sequence ATGAATCCACTTTACAACTATACCATAAAACTGGCCGATGATACCCTTATTTTCGGGCAGAGGCTGGGTGAACTTTGCGGGCAGGGACCATATCTGGAAGAAGATATTGCCCTTACCAATATCGCACTGGACTATCTGGGACAAAGCAGCAATTTTTTCAAATATGCCGCGCAGCTTCAGGGTGAAAACCGTACCGAAGATGACCTGGCATTTCTTAGACTTGAAAAAGAATACCTGAACTGCCAGCTATCCGAACTTCCGAACGGTGATTATGCCAATACCATCCTGAAAGTATACTTCTTCTCATTATATCAGAAATTGCTTTATACAGAACTGATGAAGAGCCCGGACACTCAGTTGGCAGCCATCGCTGAAAAATCCTTGAAAGAAGTGAAATACCACTACACCCATTCATCAACGTGGGTAAAAATGTTTGCCGGCGGCACGGAAGAAAGCAGGACGCGGTTGACAGATGCTGTGGCAAATCTTTGGGAATACACTCAGGGAATGTTTGCGGAAACACCGGGTGAGCAGGAACTTATAGACTCTGAAACAGTGCCGGATTCAAAGATCCTGCATGAAATCTGGACGGCTACCGTTACCGAAGACTTTGCAAATTTTGGAATTCAGATCCCGGAAAGCACTTTTATGCAGAAAGGCTCGCGCACAGGCTACCATACCGAATACTTCGGCTTCATCCTTTGCGAGCTTCAGTACATGCAGCGTACCTATCCCAACTGTACCTGGTAA
- the paaD gene encoding 1,2-phenylacetyl-CoA epoxidase subunit PaaD, translating into MQNLLEILAEIPDPEIPVINIVELGIVREVKMTAEDEVEVVITPTYSACPAMFNIEEDIIKLFRERGVTAKVITKISPIWTTDWMTDEAREKLRAYGITPPERGADKDHLDIPKKCPRCGSANTTQISRFGSTLCKASYQCNDCLEPFDYFKCH; encoded by the coding sequence ATGCAGAATTTACTCGAAATATTAGCTGAAATCCCGGATCCTGAAATCCCGGTTATCAATATCGTGGAACTCGGTATTGTGCGGGAGGTCAAAATGACCGCTGAAGATGAGGTGGAAGTTGTAATTACGCCCACCTATTCGGCATGTCCGGCTATGTTCAATATTGAAGAGGACATTATTAAACTGTTTCGTGAAAGAGGAGTAACTGCGAAAGTTATTACAAAGATTTCACCCATCTGGACTACCGACTGGATGACTGATGAAGCGCGCGAGAAACTGCGTGCCTATGGAATCACGCCACCCGAAAGAGGTGCTGATAAAGATCATCTGGATATTCCCAAGAAATGTCCGCGTTGTGGATCTGCCAACACAACGCAGATTAGCCGTTTTGGCTCCACACTGTGCAAGGCAAGTTACCAGTGTAACGACTGTCTGGAGCCCTTTGACTATTTTAAATGTCACTAA
- a CDS encoding enoyl-CoA hydratase/isomerase family protein: protein MYSQFDVESHLGGRLKIGYLNQPETMNALTKPLLAELRDFVEFYNKDEDTRCIAIAGRGKAFSSGQNLAAIDFMDPEVNVPREVERIVLDYYNPLVMSIAYARKPVISLVNGPAVGAGAMLALICDFSVVSDRAYFSQAFSNIGLIPDTGGTYFLQKVLGRQMAHYLAYTGKKLSAEEAYRLGMVAEVWPEDEFEAKAMEMLETITNQPTTALSLTKRALRKSYDNSLKEQLDIESRYQSAASATEDFREGILAFSEKRKPLYKGK from the coding sequence ATCTATTCACAATTTGATGTGGAATCTCATTTGGGAGGCCGGTTAAAGATCGGCTATTTGAACCAGCCGGAAACCATGAATGCGCTTACCAAACCGCTTTTGGCAGAATTGCGTGATTTTGTTGAGTTTTATAATAAGGATGAAGATACACGCTGTATCGCAATTGCGGGCCGCGGCAAGGCTTTTTCTTCCGGTCAGAATCTGGCAGCCATTGATTTTATGGATCCTGAGGTAAATGTTCCCCGTGAAGTGGAGCGCATTGTACTGGATTACTATAATCCACTGGTTATGTCCATTGCCTATGCGCGTAAGCCGGTGATTTCTCTGGTAAACGGTCCTGCGGTGGGAGCGGGAGCTATGCTGGCACTGATCTGTGACTTCTCGGTGGTTTCGGACAGGGCTTATTTTTCGCAGGCATTTTCAAACATAGGTCTGATTCCCGACACGGGAGGTACGTATTTTCTGCAGAAAGTTCTGGGCAGACAGATGGCTCATTATCTGGCCTATACCGGAAAGAAACTTAGCGCTGAAGAAGCGTACAGACTTGGTATGGTAGCTGAAGTATGGCCCGAAGATGAGTTTGAAGCAAAAGCCATGGAGATGCTGGAAACCATTACCAACCAGCCCACCACAGCATTGTCTTTAACAAAAAGAGCATTGCGTAAATCCTATGATAACAGCCTGAAGGAGCAACTGGACATTGAAAGCAGGTACCAGTCCGCTGCATCGGCAACTGAGGACTTTCGTGAAGGAATACTGGCATTTTCGGAAAAAAGAAAGCCTCTTTATAAAGGCAAATAG
- a CDS encoding 3-hydroxyacyl-CoA dehydrogenase NAD-binding domain-containing protein, translating into MKQIGIIGSGTMGIGIAQVAATAGSTVFLYDANSAQTEKSLAGLQRTLARLVEKTKISQEESANIFGRIKFCREISDLKDCDLVIEAIIENREIKTEVFRKVEQTVSENCVIASNTSSISITSLSAELQHPSRFIGIHFFNPAPLMPLVEVIPGLLTEKELPQQIYDLMKSWGKEPIIAKDVPGFIVNRIARPFYGEALRIVEENIATPEQVDDAMRTLGNFRMGPFELMDLIGIDVNFSVTKTVYADYFFDPKYKPSLLQQRMSEAKLHGRKTGRGFYDYSENAVKPEPVKDENLYAEIFMRIISMLINEAVEAKRMGIASDADLELAMQKGVNYPKGLLAWGSEIGYRYVGATLQRLYETYQEERYRQSPLLSKL; encoded by the coding sequence ATGAAACAAATAGGAATAATTGGTTCCGGCACCATGGGAATCGGTATTGCACAGGTAGCAGCTACCGCAGGCAGTACTGTTTTTCTATATGACGCAAACTCTGCACAAACTGAAAAATCACTAGCTGGTTTGCAAAGGACACTGGCAAGGCTGGTGGAAAAAACAAAGATTTCGCAGGAGGAATCTGCAAATATATTCGGAAGGATAAAGTTTTGCCGGGAAATTTCTGACTTGAAAGATTGTGACCTTGTAATAGAAGCGATTATAGAAAACAGGGAAATAAAAACTGAGGTTTTCCGCAAGGTAGAGCAAACGGTTTCTGAAAACTGTGTGATTGCAAGTAATACCTCTTCAATTTCCATTACATCGCTTTCGGCAGAACTTCAGCATCCGTCACGGTTCATTGGAATTCATTTCTTCAATCCGGCACCTCTGATGCCACTGGTAGAGGTGATTCCGGGCTTACTGACGGAGAAGGAACTTCCCCAGCAAATTTATGACCTGATGAAATCATGGGGCAAAGAGCCCATCATTGCCAAAGATGTTCCCGGTTTCATTGTTAACCGTATCGCCCGGCCATTTTATGGGGAAGCCTTACGGATTGTAGAGGAAAATATCGCCACCCCCGAACAGGTGGACGATGCCATGAGAACATTAGGTAATTTCCGGATGGGACCGTTTGAACTGATGGACCTTATCGGTATCGACGTTAATTTCTCGGTAACCAAAACAGTTTATGCCGATTATTTCTTTGATCCAAAATACAAACCGAGCCTACTGCAGCAGCGGATGAGCGAAGCCAAACTGCACGGACGCAAGACCGGCAGGGGATTTTATGATTACAGTGAAAATGCAGTAAAACCAGAGCCTGTAAAAGACGAGAACCTGTACGCGGAGATCTTTATGAGAATTATTTCTATGCTTATCAACGAAGCTGTAGAAGCCAAACGTATGGGAATCGCCAGCGATGCCGATCTTGAACTTGCAATGCAGAAGGGCGTAAACTACCCGAAAGGCCTGCTGGCGTGGGGCAGCGAGATTGGCTACCGCTATGTGGGCGCTACATTGCAGAGGCTTTACGAAACCTATCAGGAAGAAAGATACAGGCAAAGTCCGCTGCTTTCTAAATTATAA
- a CDS encoding PaaI family thioesterase, with protein MTPLETAQYMLNQDEFSKWMGIQLVEVREKYCLIEMPVKAEMINGLKTVHGGITFSLADSALAFSSNNTNEASVALNCVINFTKAVRMGDILTAESVLISDTRKTGIYDISIKNQDQVLVASFRGTVYKIEKKVTDL; from the coding sequence ATGACTCCATTAGAAACTGCTCAATACATGCTCAATCAGGACGAATTCTCAAAATGGATGGGAATTCAACTGGTGGAGGTTCGGGAAAAATATTGCCTTATTGAGATGCCTGTAAAAGCCGAAATGATCAATGGTCTGAAGACCGTACACGGCGGCATCACCTTTTCCCTGGCCGATTCGGCGCTCGCATTCTCCAGTAACAATACTAATGAAGCTTCTGTTGCGCTGAACTGCGTAATCAATTTTACAAAAGCTGTGAGGATGGGCGATATCCTTACAGCTGAAAGCGTACTGATCTCCGATACGCGGAAAACAGGAATTTATGACATCTCGATAAAGAATCAGGATCAGGTCCTGGTGGCATCTTTCCGGGGAACGGTCTATAAAATTGAAAAGAAAGTTACGGATTTGTAA